The region CTCTCTCCTTCATGTCCTCTCTTTTGGTGTGAGTACAGCGGCCAGAGAAGCAGCCATGATTGGATCATACATCACTCTTCACAATGTGATCAGGCGAGCGCCCAACCAACCCTCCGACCTGCCTTCACCTGTTGCCCACGGTGTTATACAGGGAGCGCCTCTTGCTTTCTTATCTCCCTCTGGACACCCCATCAGTCATCCCAATGTCCCAAAAGGCTGAGATCAGGGAACAATACATTGACGGTAAAAGAATAGAGGCTTCTTTTCCCTTTCCCAATTCTACCGATCTGCAAATACGGTGCAAAATCCTTGTAGAAATTACCATAATCTGGAGCGCCAAGAAGCCAATCATATTTCTAAATTGTTATTCTGACCTATCAAAAGCATGAAATCTGAAGTATCCATAATTAATGGTATCTCTCAAGCTTTGTTAAAAAGCTGTTTCAAAACCCAAAGagaataaaccttttttttttggagGAGGGACATGTATTAAAAGCGTCATTGTAAAGAATAATACAAGACATACAAAAGTACTCCTACGCGTTTTGGGACTTCCTATGACTACTATTAGATGTCTTACATTTTTAGGCACtttactgataaaaaaaaaaaaatcacattgtgcaTAAATGTTTAACGAGAAGCATGGAAATGTATCCATACCCACTGATGGGAAAATGAGCACTTTTCATACATGaccccagatttaaaaaaaaatgatcacTTTGGTCCACAGCCCCTAACTACACCCGTGTAAGGACGTGAACAAACTTCAGCTACTAATATAGTAAATGCTGTAAAATGTGGGAGACATAAACCGGGCCTGTGGTATAACAATGCCGTAGTGAAAAGTGGCGGAGATAACACACGTCTGTCTACAGTCCATCTCCTCTGACCTCAGAGTCTAAATATAAAACCCTCTTTTACGGAAGTGCAGAGAGAAAAGAAAAATCGAGCCTACATATGGCAATGCACAGTGCAGGATCCATAAATTATTCAGAGGTGACCTGTTTAACACAGCTCCACGCTCAATGTGACTGCAGAAGCAGGCGTGCACCGAGCAAGTGCCACTGACAATCGCTAAATAAATACCTCAGGAAATAAAATAAAGAATAGGCATTGTTATGGCAAAACGTTATGGCGGATCCGGATAAAACGTCATACGTAAGGAACCTTAATGCACATAAGTGATCAGATGAACATAAGCACAAACGTGAAATgcaaaaatggtgcaattttgcCAAGGCTGGCACAGTGGTGCGGGCAATCAGAAAATGGCCAGAGGCCAAATAAAAGAAACAAAAGCCGACCCATAAGGAGGACGAGCTAAAGCTGATGGAGCAGGACCTCATGCACATGGCAGAGCCTTTAAGGCAGCACCAAAGTCCATATGGCATCTGATGGAACATGGCACAATGTCTGATCTCTGTATGGAATAATGGGCACATACTGTAGACGTAACCTACAAGTTCCATAGATGCCATATTACAGCTCTGGAACCTGTACAGAACCATAAATCGCCCATGTGAGACATCACCAGCCCTAGTAATGGCCAACAGACACTCTAGGTCTGTCCTTTATGGGGTGGCTAAGAAATCAATATATTAATAAGCAATACTTAAAGAACAAATAACACAGGtggttaaaaatacaaaaaaaaagcacCATCATACTACTATGCTACAAAAAGACTAAAGCTACCAACGCACAGTGGAGGCAAACACTTGGTGCACTGGACACGATTTAGGAGAACAGTCAGTGGCTATGGGAATATGTGATTTGGGATGAGGGAATGTTTGCTTCCACTGTATGTGGTTGCCGGGGCCGATTCTTAGGTGAGGTGCTGATCCAAAATGAATCACTATCAACAGCACTGAGGATCCGAAGCACATGAGAAATCCAGGCAGTTTCCTTCCATATAAGGTTGATGATGAAGACTGGTTTTTTCATAACAGTCTTAAAATTGGAAATAAAAGGGCTTTTATGGGTCGTTGTCCTTTCCACAAAGCCATCTCTGATGTCATCAGTGACCATGATGATAGGTTATCCAGAGTTGACTGATGTTCTTCATCTCCAGAATTTTTTCTTGGTGACAATGGAAGTATTCTAATTCTTGAAAGGCAATGTGGCATTTGACCATCCTGCTCCTCGCGACATACCACTTACCGAACGTTATTGCGTTTTGTTGAACTTGTATTTGGAATAAATTACGATCAAACTTGTATGAGCCGAATTATCGTTGTCTTCTACAGTAGCCTATGTTCCAATGGCGGCTCAGTAACGTAGACCTGGTGACCAGATATTCTAAGTTCCTTGCTAGACTACTAATTACCCAGTCCAGCAGCTTATATGAATCTTCCCGTGGAACCTCACCATCTCCACGCCTCAGTGACCTTGATGGGGGCCTCATCTTGGCTCTTCTAATATAGTGTAGTGATCTGAAGGCTTGCTCGCCCGGTGCCTTCCCCAACCCTAAATGAAGTGAATCCATGCACTTTCATACTCCTTTGGTGGAGACACGGTGGCCCTCTGACTCTTGACCTTGTAGTTTTGTCCATCGTTATTATCCCAGTATTCCGTCCCGCAAACCTTGTACCGAATGGCAAACTCCAACATCCCTTCCTTATTCAACAGGGTTGGGCAAAGCAGCTTGAATGAAAACCGGTCTGAGTACCTGTCACTATACCCTCGCTGGTAGGAGGCAATCACTTCGGATGAAGTATTCCAAGAGTCCACCGTGTATCTCACCATCACCTCCTTCTCGTAGGACAGATTGAGGACTCGGAGATCTCCACTCACACTGAATGGATCTGTTTGTACGGTCTCCAGGCACACTCTGCGCTGTCTCACCAAAGCTAGGAAGTCTGGCTTAGTGTAGGGGTTTTCAAATTGTGGCTCTAGCTGAGGAGTACCAGGAACAGGGCGGAGCAACAGTGTGCTAAGCTCCGCCCCCGCGGGACAGGCTTCCCTGCAGCGCAGCCCGGCAAGAACGTGGTAAGGAACTCTTGGCAACTCCGCATCGCTAAAATGCCGAACGGTGGTTAACTCCAGTCCCAGAGAGTCTGCAAAACGTACCTccttctttctaggagctgcaaccTCCAGGTGCCTCCGCTCAGCAGGTGTGGGTAAGGACGTGGCTCTCCTGCGGGCAGTTGGGCTCTGGGGCACCACACTGACCTCTCTTCCCCGAGTGATGGGTTTGCTGGGCTCCTTCGCCATCTCCACCTTCTCTTCTTCACCATCATTGACATCCTCATCCTCTGGGCTCTCCGGGCTTTCCCCATACAGCACTGCTGTGCAGCTGAAGTTGCGTGGCAGGAGGTGGCGATGGGTGGGCATGGTGTCCATGCACCCCAGGCAGGTGCTTTGAGCGCTTTCCTCGGTCTCCCCACTACatgagaggggcagtgtgtggatTATAGAAGGAGGAAGATGCTGGGGCTGACGTGTCGTGACGCACACAACATCCCTGCAGGAACCACAAGCtgcactggaggaggaggaggcactcAGCATCGTGCCAAGGATAGCAGGATGGCTGAGCAGGCGGTGGGGCGCTCTGCAGTTTCGGAGGGGTTAATCCTGGCTCTGGTGCTGGTCCAGCTCCATGGCTGAGCTCTGCAGGCTGTGCGTGCAGTGTAAGGGCTAATCCATCTCTGGTGCATTCCTCATTCATCCACAGACACCAGTGTCACCTCCCAGTCACTCCTCTCCCCACCATGCAGATCATTAACACTGACACTGCTGGCAGCCAGGCTCGGCTAATCAATGACTGCTGCAGATAGCCAGTGTGCATGTACAGGGATGTAATACCAGCTCGCCCATGGCTGCATACAATTCAATTTGCTCTTGGATTGCAATTAAACAGTGCCACTGTTCCAGTATTATGCACCCCCTGGATCAGTGAGTAGGTACACCTATTCTTTATCAGTATTCCCAAGCATGTACTTTGCTACAATGTTACGCAGGTTATTTGATAAATAAATGTGTCACATTGATCCACAACATACGAGATCTGAAGGGAGATCGCTCAAGATCTCCTTAGTAGTGGACTTCTGTTGCATAACATGGCATGAAATCATTATATTTCATTTTTTCaagcaataatgccccctgcatgttccccttcaaacaataatgccccctgcacgttccccttcaaacaataataccccctgcatgtcccccttcaaacaataatgccccctgcatgttccccttcaaacaataatgccccctgcatgatccCCATCaagcaataatgccccctgcatgttccccttcaaacaataatgccccctgcatgttccccttcaaacaataatgccccctgcatgttccccttcaaacaataatgcccccttcatgtcccccttcaaacaataatgccccctgcatgttccccttcaaacaataatgccccctgcatgtcccccttcaaacaataatgccccctgcatgttccccttcaaacaataatgcccccttcatgtcccccttcaaacaataatgccccctgcatgttccccttcaaacaataatgccccctgcatgtcccccttcaaacaataatgcccccttaatgttccccttcaaacaataatgccccctgcatgttccccttcaaacaataatgccccctgcatgttccccttcaaacaataatgccccctgcatgttccccttcaaacaataataccccctgcatgtcccccttcaaacaataatgccccctgcatgttccccttcaaacaataatgccccctgcatgacccCCATCaagcaataatgccccctgcatgttccccttcaaacaataatgccccctgcatgttccccttcaaacaataatgccccctgcatgttccccttcaaacaataatgccccctgcatgtcccacatcaaacaataatgccccctgcttgttccccttcaaacaataatgccccctgcatgtcccccttcaaacaataatgccccctgcatgtcccccTTCAAACAATGTCTCCTGCATgtaccccttcaaacaataatgcctcctgcatgttccccttcaaacaataatgccccctgcatgccccccttcaaacaataatgcctcctgcatgttcccctgcaaacaataatgccccctgaatgttccccttcaaacaataatgccccctgcatgttccccttcaaacaataatgccccctgcatgttccccttcaaacaataatgccccctgcatgtcccccttcaaacaataatgccccctgcatgttccccttcaaacaataatgccccctgcatgtcccacatcaaacaataatgccccctgcttgttccccttcaaacaataatgccccctgcatgtcccccttcaaacaatgtctcctgcatgtcccccttcaaacaataatgcctcctgcatgttccccttcaaacaataatgccccctgcatgccccccttcaaacaataatgcctcctgcatgttccccttcaaacaataatgccccctgaatgttccccttcaaacaataatgccccctgcatgttccaATTCAaaaaataatgccccctgcatgtcccccttcaaacaataatgcctcctgcatgttccccttcaaacaatgccccttgcatgttccccttcaaacaatgtATATAGAAGCTAGGCTTAAATCCAAATAAATATAATGTAAGGATAGCAATTGgattaaaacgtaacctttaataggtatatgttaaaaaaaaacatacaacatataaaCCAGGGAAGGACACCCGTGTATATCAGTGACCCTAACCAACACAACAAGGGGGAAGAAACACAattacaaaaaaacacattaaaatactGACAGTACTCTGGGCTCCAAATACTATTGAAATAGTGGTCAAAAGGCCGTTTGACTGTACGGCCAAACAATGGTATGCTTCAAGAACAAAATACCAAACTGCATATCAATAAATGCACTCATGTAAGGGCCACTGTGAACCATACATGGTAACCTCAATATGTATGTCCAATTATATCTTAGGTGTGTTATCGCACAAAAGAGGAAAAACAAGCACAACCATGTAAATGTAGACTCACTCTATTATTCCTCTATTACACCGAAGAAGTATCCTAATACTCTTATTCATATGTCATATGCAAGATATAATGTAACATGAAACTCATGAAAATCAAAAATGATCAAATAAGTGGCTATAACGGTGCAGTGTATATTGGACACCACCAGAGACTGCAGTGTCAGTAAACTAGCAGCATGTATCTAAGAGGCATATAATAGACCCGAAATCACCATATCAAATAGCACATACGGGACCCCAATGCCACATGAGCGCATTTTATGAGCATCCCCTTTGTGTATAGTGGTGCGGTCTCACTCTTTATGGCCCAAGCCTAGTTGTCCTAGGACGGCCTTTATTGTGCCACTTTTACTTGCGGTGCTTTAACATGAAAAGATCTCACCCGAAAATGGAGAAGGTCAACTCTTCCTTCAAAAAGTGAGCAAGCCTCTATCTGAGtcggcgtctcccgacgcgtttcgtccgatgggactcatcaggggagtctgAGAACCTATGTCTGCCGCTTTACAGGTCTCCCCGCTTCTGTGTCATAAATAATCTCAAGCACGGAGGCGCGTACCTTAGGCCCCGCCCTCGGCGTGTGACGAGCCTCCTGTGCTTTGTCTGATACTTCCGGTTAAACGGAGCCTCCGTGCGGACTACAGCGTCAGTTACCATGGAGACAGGACGCTGAAAACTCCGCTCCACGGTATGGCGCCGTCCGACACGATATCTTTTGGGGCTCCATGTCGGAATATTGTATCGATATGACTCCAAAACAAATGGGTCACTATATATGCGAACACTGTAAGAACCGTGCCAAAGTATATAAAATGCACGATGTTCATGCGCCGCATATAAATGGATGGACAGGTTGTTCAAAAAATGTCCTATCCGCCCAATGATATGATCTGGTGTTAAATGGACTACTTATATAGACTCATACTACTGGGTTCAAAAAAGAACAGATGTATTATTCTATTGGAAACTCATGAATACTCAATTCAAACAGAAGAGATCATGATTGAGCTATGGTTGCGTCATATAACCTAATTGAGTGAAGTCAAAAGTACCTATACATGATGTATCGGACCCCTGATGGTGGGGCCCCCAATAGAAAACCATCggaaaggaggagaaggagaaaaaggggggggggaaaaaaaaattattgataCCCGGGAGGGATATACACAAAGGCACGCCATTTATCATAAGAGAGTACCAGACACCACCTGACCCATGGATCAATGACTTAACAAGAAATGAAGGAAGGCTCCCTATTGTGCCCTATCCTAGTGACCTATCTTCCTGTAACCTgcctatcgcggaggttggcaccctaaaaagatcctgcgcatatggcgcccccactcggcggCGGCTGTCCCTAACTATCTGTCCCTATTGTCCCTATTTAGGACAGGCAGGGAGGAAGGCAATTATGTATGTTCAAATTTGATGCCTGATATATAGATAGCAGGAGGAAAAAAAATGTGCCTACAAAGGAATGAACATGTCTATGATCCTGCCTagcgcgggggttggcaccctagaaaacCTTTcgcattggcgcccccactcctcgacggctcaccCTCCCTTGATGTCCCTATTGCCTCAATGGGAGGCTTGTTTAGTGCACAAAGGGGAGATAAGTGGGACTAGAGCTGAATGTAAAAGGGAGTTATAGAGCTTGTATGATGCAGAACGGGAGATGAAGGAGACTGGGACAGTCTATAAAAAGCAGTTGTAGGGCTGTAACTCGTTTAGTCCTGCTGGTTGGACCGTTTTTAGATAGAAAATCCATCTGCTTTCTTTCTGAAGAATTAACCTGTCCCAGTCCCCTCCTCGTACCGGGGGTACAATTTTATCTATACCCACAAACATAATCTTTTTCAGGTCTCCCTGATGAACGGAGTTCATATGGGTTGCAACTGGTGTTTCTCTCTTGTTTGCGATGTCTCGAAGGTGCTCACATACCCTTTTCCGAAATTCCCGTTTGGTTTTTCCCACATACTCCACACCACATTCACAGGTGGCTTTATATATGACGCCCTTTGTGCGGCAGTTAATGAAATGCCGAATGGAGTAAGTGGTACCCGTTACATTACCGGTGAATTTTTTAGTGGTCAGGATGGAAGCACAAGCCTTGCAGTTGCCACACCTGAAGCAGCCTATGACACGATCCAGGTGTGGATTCAAGTTAGTTTTAGAATCATAATGGCTGTGGACCAATCTGTCCCCCAGAGACTTCCCCTTTCGATACGTGATCTGTGGGTACAGGGACACGTGGCTCTTTATGTCTCTGTCCATCAAAAGAATTGGCCAATGCCTATGGAAAATGTCTCTGATATTATTGGCCCCGTTACAGTACGTTGTAATAAATCGGATCTGGGTGTCCTTATCTGGCTTCATTTTTGGTGTTAATAAATCCTTTCTTTCTTGTCTTATAGTTTCTTTATAGGCCTTTTTTAACACCTCCTCCGGATAACCCCTGTCTCGGAACCTGTCACGAAGATCATTGGCCTGTTCATGGAAAGAGCTGTCATCTGAGCAATTCCTCCGAATTCTCAGGTACTGGCCCTTGGGGATTCCTTTTTTCAGTGGGACCGGATGATTACTCTCCCAGCGAAGGAGAGAATTGGTGGCTGTCTCTTTCCTATGGGTTTTGGTAGTAATAGCTCCAGTCCTACTTCTTTCTATACATATATCTAAGAACGCCAATTTCGTTGGACTTGCCTCATAAGTGAAGTGAAGGCCCACATCATTTACATTCAGGCCCTCCACAAAGTTACCAAAATCAACAATGTCCCCTCTCCAAATGACCAGCACATCGTCAATGTACCTTAGCCACAATATTATCCTCTCATCAGAACTGAGGGTTGAGTCACCAAAGACCAtcctttcctcccaccagcccaggagcaaatttgcatacgagggtgcacaagggctacccatcgcagtgcccctgagctggtggaagtacttgtggTCAAAGACAAACACGTTTCTGGTAAggcaaaattccagtgcttccagtacAAATTTATTGTGTCTGTCATATTGCATACCCCTGGTACTAAGGAAGTAATTGACTGCCAATAGCCCTTTGTCGTGTGGGATTGATGAATATAATGCCTCCACATCTATGCTGGCTAGTATCATATTATCTTCCAAGTAAACCCCGTCCAATTTACCCAAAAGGTCGGTGGTGTCCCGTACAAAGGAGTTCAATGCATAAACAAAAGGTTTGAGAATTTTGTCTACATATATCCCGAGTCTTTCTGTAAGACTGTTGTTACCCGAGACTATGGGCCTTCCTTTTAAAGGAGACGTGCCTTTGTGTATTTTAGGGAGACAATAAAAAGTGGGAATGACCGGATTTTTTGGTACCAGATACTCCttctcctccttccccaccactccaTCGACAAAGGCACCTTCAACCATGGCACTCAACTCCAAAACAAAAGAGCCCATCGGATTGTGACTCAAAACCCTGTATTCGTCCCTCCTGTTCAGAAGTGAGAGGCACATTGTACGGTAATCAGCAGTATTCATGATtaccacatttccccctttatcagagggtttaATTGTGATACTGTGATCTTTTTCCAATTTGCAAAGACATGCCATTTCACTTCTGGACAGGTTAAAACGTCCTCTGCTCTTATTCTCTGATAATTTCATGATGTCTTCAGTCACCAAATTGAGGAAGATGTCAATTGAACCAAGGTCACCCATCGGTGGGGGCATCCTAGAACTCTTATTTCTTAAATCAGTAAAGGGGCCTGCACCGTCCTGATTGGGGATGGGATCACTCAAATGGAATAACATTTGCACATCCTGGAGCAAATCATCCGAGATGCCCAATTCCGTACACTGTTTCCTATCCTCCTTCAGGAAAAACTTTTTCCACTTTAATCGTCTCCCAAATAAGTTAAGATCTTTGACAACCTCAAATAAATCCATATCTGAAGTGGGGACAAATGACAGACCTTTACTCAATAGATGTATTTCTTCTGTATTAAGAGGTCTGGATGATAAATTAATGACCTGTAGGTTCATGTCGGAGGATTTGTGCGATTCCTGAGCGGGTAACTTAGTTCTAAAAAACTATTTCTTGGGGGGGATTTTTTGTTACTGCCACGACCCCAGCCACTGCCTCTACCCTTTCCCCTTCCCCTACCTCTCTGTCCGCCTGGCCGTGTGTCGCTGTCCGAAAATTCAGCTTCCGAGGAGGAGATATCTGTCTCCACTCTCCGATTAAATCTGGCTGTGGAAAAGGAGTATGCTTTGTTCTCTTTAAATTCCTGTAGATCTCTAATAAAGAATTTATGCTTTTTATCTTTTAGGTGATATTGAAATCTTTCAAGAGAGTTTTGTAATaatgggtgccaacctccgcgataggcAGGTTACAGGAAGATAGGTCACTAGGATAGGGCACAATAGGGAGCCTTCCTTCATTTCTTGTTAAGTCATTGATCCATGGGTCAGGTGGTGTCTGGTACTCTCTTATGATAAATGGCGTGCCTTTGTGTATATCCCTCCCGGgtatcaataattttttttttccccccccctttttctccttctcctcctttccGATGGTTTTCTATTGGGGGCCCCACCATCAGGGATCCGATACATCATGTATAGGTACTTTTGACTTCACTCAATTAGGTTATATGACGCAACCATAGCTCAATCATGATCTCTTCTGTTTGAATTGAGTATTCATGAGTTTCCAATAGAATAATACATCTGTTCTTTTTTGAACCCAGTAGTATGAGTCTATATAAGTAGTCCATTTAACACCAGATCATATCATTGGGCGGATAGGACATTTTTTGAACAACCTGTCCATCCATTTATATGCGGCGCATGAACATCGTGCATTTTATATACTTTGGCACGGTTCTTACAGTGTTCGCATATATAGTGACCCATTTGTTTTGGAGTCATATCGATACAATATTCCGACATGGAGCCCCAAAAGATATCGTGTCGGACGGCGCCATACCGTGGAGCGGAGTTTTCAGCGTCCTGTCTCCATGGTAACTGACGCTGTAGTCCGCACGGAGGCTCCGTTTAACCGGAAGTATCAGACAAAGCACAGGAGGCTCGTCACACGCCGAGGGCGGGGCCTAAGGTACGCGCCTCCGTGCTTGAGATTATTTATGACACAGAAGCGGGGAGACCTGTAAAGCGGCAGACATAGGTTCTcagactcccctgatgagtcccatcggacgaaacgcgtcgggagacgccgaCTCAGATAGAGGCTTGCTCACTTTTTGAAGGAAGAGTTGACCTTCTCCATTTTCGGGTGAGATCTTTTCATGTTAAAGCACCGCAAGTAAAAGTGGCACAATAAAGGCCGTCCTAGGACAACTAGGCTTGGGCCATAAAGAGTGAGACCGCACCACTATACACAAAGGGGATGCTCATAAAATGCGCTCATGTGGCATTGGGGTCCCGTATGTGCTATTTGATATGGTGATTTCGGGTCTATTATATGCCTCTTAGATACATGCTGCTAGTTTACTGACACTGCAGTCTCTGGTGGTGTCCAATATACACTGCACCGTTATAGCCACTTATTTGATCATTTTTGATTTTCATGAGTTTCATGTTACATTATATCTTGCATATGACATATGAATAAGAGTATTAGGATACTTCTTCGGTGTAATAGAGGAATAATAGAGTGAGTCTACATTTACATGGTTGT is a window of Ranitomeya variabilis isolate aRanVar5 chromosome 2, aRanVar5.hap1, whole genome shotgun sequence DNA encoding:
- the LOC143807110 gene encoding protein phosphatase 1 regulatory subunit 3E-like — its product is MLSASSSSSAACGSCRDVVCVTTRQPQHLPPSIIHTLPLSCSGETEESAQSTCLGCMDTMPTHRHLLPRNFSCTAVLYGESPESPEDEDVNDGEEEKVEMAKEPSKPITRGREVSVVPQSPTARRRATSLPTPAERRHLEVAAPRKKEVRFADSLGLELTTVRHFSDAELPRVPYHVLAGLRCREACPAGAELSTLLLRPVPGTPQLEPQFENPYTKPDFLALVRQRRVCLETVQTDPFSVSGDLRVLNLSYEKEVMVRYTVDSWNTSSEVIASYQRGYSDRYSDRFSFKLLCPTLLNKEGMLEFAIRYKVCGTEYWDNNDGQNYKVKSQRATVSPPKEYESAWIHFI